A region from the Rheinheimera mangrovi genome encodes:
- a CDS encoding AI-2E family transporter, with the protein MLAKLEERVFLAMLIIVTLAFGFVLEPFWGCIFWACAITVIFYPVHTTIKRRIGNKPNRAALLTLLLCVLIVILPVLAIGAAFIQEGIAFYDKIEKGEINPDGFIEAIRQAFPVVTEFLSRFGIQTDGLREKLSSGAVEASRLLAKEALSIGQNTFGFILSLCLMLYLTFFLLREGPRLVELMIKALPLGDQRERILFAKFAEVTRATIKGNLVVAVVQGALGGFIFWLLGLPAPILWGVVMAFLSLLPAVGAALVWLPVSLYWYATGDWVIATILVAYGALVIGLADNILRPLLVGRDTKLPDYLVLFSTLGGITLMGINGFVLGPMVAALFLVFWQIFIDEFQQPQKSDKPE; encoded by the coding sequence ATGCTGGCCAAGTTGGAAGAGCGTGTTTTTTTAGCCATGTTGATTATTGTCACCCTGGCTTTTGGTTTTGTACTGGAACCTTTTTGGGGCTGTATTTTCTGGGCTTGTGCCATCACCGTCATTTTTTATCCGGTTCATACCACAATTAAGCGCCGTATTGGCAATAAACCCAACAGAGCTGCTTTGTTAACTTTATTGCTCTGTGTGCTGATAGTGATATTACCCGTGTTGGCCATTGGCGCGGCTTTTATTCAGGAAGGTATAGCTTTTTACGACAAAATAGAAAAAGGTGAAATTAATCCGGATGGTTTCATCGAAGCCATACGACAAGCCTTTCCTGTGGTGACTGAGTTTTTAAGTCGCTTCGGTATTCAAACGGATGGATTACGTGAAAAATTGTCGTCTGGTGCTGTTGAGGCCAGTCGTTTATTGGCCAAAGAAGCGTTGTCGATTGGACAAAATACCTTTGGCTTTATTCTCAGCTTATGTCTGATGCTCTACCTAACCTTTTTCTTATTACGTGAAGGCCCTCGTTTAGTCGAGTTAATGATCAAGGCTTTGCCTCTGGGCGATCAGCGTGAACGGATACTTTTTGCCAAATTTGCTGAAGTTACCCGGGCGACCATTAAAGGTAATTTGGTAGTTGCGGTAGTACAAGGGGCTTTGGGCGGCTTTATTTTCTGGTTACTGGGTTTACCTGCGCCTATTTTATGGGGCGTGGTGATGGCATTTTTGTCCTTATTACCTGCTGTAGGCGCTGCATTGGTTTGGCTACCTGTGTCCTTGTATTGGTATGCGACAGGCGATTGGGTGATTGCGACTATTCTTGTGGCTTATGGTGCTCTGGTGATTGGTTTAGCAGACAATATATTGCGGCCGTTATTGGTGGGCCGTGATACCAAGTTACCGGATTATCTGGTGCTGTTTTCTACTTTAGGTGGCATTACCTTGATGGGCATTAATGGTTTTGTATTAGGGCCTATGGTTGCCGCGCTATTTTTAGTGTTCTGGCAAATCTTTATCGATGAGTTTCAACAGCCCCAAAAATCTGACAAGCCTGAGTAA
- a CDS encoding hybrid sensor histidine kinase/response regulator codes for MPKVTSEIRGEHALSAWIVALLALLYVGLLFFIANWGERHAGDQLLRKYGGLLYSLALAVYCTSWTYYGAVGTAVTQGWDYIPIYLGPILVFLFAQPFLFKLLYVAKKQNVASITDFISARYGKRKNIALVTALLCLVVVIPYIALQLKAVASSYQVLLGHDLSDHSLPWWQDTAWFSAMAMTVFAILFGTRKVQLTEQNRGVMVAIAFESVVKLFALLCLAFMTYWLLLPDTIGVIQFAEHASHLQYSTDHNSWFSFTIKTVLAMTAIFLLPRQFHVAFVENVDHRHLRHAKRWYSSYLLLVTLVVIPIALAGMHLFPGQEHLADSFVLLIPEKSGWHTLSVLVFIGGFSAATSMIIISTLALSTMISNDVVMPAILRRPGHGQRIKDYSGLILLVRRTMIIAVMLLSYGYYALFARNYELAETGLLAFALAIQLAPAVVGGLYWRHGNAFGVYAGVAVGFMLWFFCLMVPQLAAVGVLDQTLLQQGLFGIEALKPTSLFGLQLDTLSHGVIWSLGLNLSCYLLFSLLVKVNLKDRLQAAAFVKPTLPLEPKEAPVRRVRVRRTDITMLLERFIGAQRCNEAMAEFQRRFPDLDSQDSIAGPELIAFVERELAGVIGAASALAVVSAATEGRQLELEDVVTLFDDTTQAIQFSRKILFSTLEHLSQGVSVVDRDLKLVAWNKAYLQMFDYPDGMIRIGRPVADIVRFNAERGLFGEGAPEEHVAKRITHMQNGTSHVFQRVRPDGTVIEMRGNPIPGGGFVTSFTDITEHVRAVQQLAEAKQHLEQRVQERTHRISEMNQELVEEVERRSTTELQLLQAKAEAEAANASKTRFLALASHDILQPLNAARLFTAALQGADAGTDQQRIIHQLDNSLKATEELIATLLDIARLDDGRLQPKTQALSVTAILQPLTDEFRLLAEQKQLRLRTHFGDWQVQTDGTYLRRILQNILSNAIKYTPAGQVLVSCRKRSDRLLMQVWDTGPGVAEHELKRIFDDFYRVDSTARGQQGVGLGLAVVQRMARLLGHQLEVRSVVGKGTVFSLYLPLAAERSVDEQKAMLENQSTALPQWQVLCVDDDSSNLAALRVLLQQWQLGEVNSYVYAEQLLQHAETMSKPDLLILDYQLGQGLNGLELYQQLQQYWGNVPGILVSAAPEPDLAQRAKAAGLLFLAKPIKPAALRAGINHLKNQRS; via the coding sequence ATGCCAAAAGTAACGTCAGAAATCAGAGGGGAGCATGCTTTGTCAGCCTGGATAGTCGCCTTATTGGCCTTGTTGTATGTAGGTTTACTGTTTTTTATTGCCAACTGGGGTGAACGCCATGCCGGTGATCAACTACTACGAAAGTATGGTGGCTTGTTATATAGCCTGGCTTTGGCTGTGTATTGTACATCCTGGACTTATTATGGTGCGGTAGGAACTGCGGTTACACAAGGCTGGGATTATATACCGATTTACCTTGGGCCAATTTTAGTCTTTCTGTTTGCTCAGCCCTTTTTGTTTAAGTTGTTGTATGTGGCAAAAAAACAAAACGTGGCCTCTATTACTGACTTTATCAGTGCTCGTTATGGCAAACGTAAGAATATTGCCTTAGTCACGGCGTTATTGTGCCTGGTGGTGGTGATCCCATACATAGCGTTGCAATTAAAAGCTGTTGCCAGTTCCTATCAGGTATTGCTTGGCCATGATTTATCTGATCACTCATTACCCTGGTGGCAGGACACGGCCTGGTTCAGCGCTATGGCGATGACCGTGTTCGCTATTTTGTTTGGAACCCGTAAAGTACAGCTGACTGAGCAAAACCGCGGTGTAATGGTGGCTATTGCCTTTGAATCTGTAGTGAAGTTATTTGCTTTGCTGTGTCTGGCTTTTATGACTTACTGGCTGTTGTTGCCTGACACTATCGGCGTCATACAGTTTGCGGAACATGCCAGTCACCTGCAATACAGTACAGATCACAACAGCTGGTTTTCTTTTACCATCAAAACGGTACTGGCGATGACAGCTATTTTTTTGCTTCCCCGCCAGTTTCATGTCGCTTTTGTAGAGAACGTCGATCACCGACATTTACGCCATGCTAAACGCTGGTACAGCAGTTATTTGTTGTTAGTGACGCTGGTCGTGATCCCTATAGCTTTGGCTGGCATGCACTTATTTCCGGGGCAGGAGCATCTGGCGGATAGTTTTGTATTGTTAATTCCGGAAAAGTCCGGTTGGCATACCTTAAGTGTGCTGGTGTTTATTGGCGGATTTTCTGCTGCGACTTCTATGATTATTATTTCTACACTGGCGCTAAGTACCATGATCAGTAATGACGTGGTGATGCCGGCCATTTTGCGCCGCCCAGGCCATGGTCAGCGCATTAAAGACTATAGTGGTCTGATTTTATTAGTGCGCCGCACCATGATTATAGCCGTGATGCTGCTCTCTTATGGTTATTACGCATTGTTCGCGCGCAATTATGAACTGGCTGAAACAGGTTTATTAGCTTTTGCTTTGGCTATTCAGCTGGCGCCTGCGGTAGTGGGGGGCTTGTATTGGCGTCATGGCAATGCTTTTGGTGTTTATGCTGGTGTGGCTGTTGGTTTTATGTTGTGGTTTTTTTGCCTGATGGTGCCACAGCTGGCTGCTGTAGGCGTGCTGGATCAAACCCTATTGCAGCAGGGGTTGTTTGGCATTGAAGCCTTAAAACCAACATCTCTGTTTGGTCTGCAGCTGGATACCTTAAGTCATGGTGTGATCTGGTCTTTAGGATTAAATCTGAGCTGTTATTTGCTGTTCTCCTTGTTGGTCAAGGTAAATTTAAAAGATCGTTTGCAGGCCGCAGCCTTTGTAAAACCCACTTTGCCACTTGAACCCAAAGAGGCGCCAGTGCGCCGTGTCAGAGTTCGGCGAACAGACATTACTATGCTGTTGGAACGTTTTATTGGTGCGCAGCGCTGTAATGAAGCCATGGCTGAGTTTCAACGTCGTTTCCCTGATTTGGACTCACAGGACAGTATTGCAGGACCAGAGCTTATTGCTTTTGTTGAACGAGAGCTCGCCGGTGTAATAGGTGCAGCCTCTGCTTTGGCTGTGGTCAGTGCAGCAACTGAAGGCCGGCAGTTGGAGCTTGAGGATGTCGTCACCTTGTTTGACGATACCACTCAGGCCATTCAATTTTCCCGTAAAATTTTGTTTTCAACCCTTGAGCATTTAAGTCAGGGCGTCAGTGTTGTAGACCGTGATTTAAAACTGGTGGCCTGGAATAAAGCCTATCTGCAAATGTTTGATTACCCTGATGGTATGATCCGTATTGGTCGTCCTGTTGCTGATATTGTGCGCTTTAATGCGGAACGTGGTCTTTTTGGCGAAGGGGCGCCTGAAGAGCATGTCGCGAAACGTATTACCCATATGCAAAATGGCACCTCTCATGTTTTTCAGCGGGTCAGGCCGGATGGCACAGTGATAGAAATGCGCGGTAATCCAATTCCGGGTGGAGGTTTTGTTACCAGTTTTACCGATATTACTGAACATGTGCGCGCAGTGCAGCAACTGGCGGAAGCCAAACAACATCTGGAACAGCGGGTGCAGGAGCGCACTCACAGAATAAGTGAAATGAATCAGGAGTTGGTGGAGGAGGTTGAACGACGCAGTACAACTGAATTGCAACTACTGCAAGCAAAAGCAGAAGCAGAGGCCGCCAACGCGTCCAAGACACGCTTTTTGGCACTTGCCAGTCACGATATTTTGCAACCACTTAATGCAGCCCGGCTTTTCACTGCCGCTTTACAGGGAGCGGATGCAGGGACGGATCAGCAAAGGATTATTCATCAGTTAGATAATTCCCTCAAAGCCACTGAAGAGCTGATTGCTACTTTGTTGGATATTGCCCGTCTGGATGACGGCCGGTTGCAGCCGAAAACTCAGGCACTATCGGTCACTGCTATTTTACAGCCGTTAACTGATGAGTTCAGATTGTTGGCAGAGCAAAAACAGCTCAGACTTCGCACTCACTTCGGCGACTGGCAAGTGCAAACGGACGGCACTTATCTGCGGCGTATTCTGCAGAATATTTTAAGTAATGCGATTAAATACACGCCTGCCGGTCAGGTGCTTGTGTCCTGTCGTAAGAGAAGCGATCGGTTGTTGATGCAGGTTTGGGATACCGGACCCGGCGTGGCAGAGCATGAGCTTAAACGTATTTTTGACGATTTTTATCGGGTTGACAGCACAGCCCGCGGTCAGCAAGGGGTTGGTCTAGGTTTGGCCGTCGTGCAGCGTATGGCTCGTTTGCTGGGACATCAGCTTGAGGTCCGTTCTGTGGTTGGCAAAGGCACTGTGTTTAGTTTGTATTTGCCTCTTGCAGCTGAGCGATCTGTGGATGAGCAAAAAGCGATGCTGGAGAATCAGAGTACTGCGTTGCCGCAATGGCAGGTGCTTTGTGTGGATGATGACAGCTCCAATCTTGCTGCGCTTCGGGTGTTATTGCAGCAGTGGCAACTAGGGGAGGTGAACAGTTATGTGTACGCTGAACAGTTGCTGCAGCATGCTGAGACTATGAGCAAGCCTGATTTACTCATTCTGGATTATCAGTTGGGGCAAGGGCTCAATGGTTTAGAGCTGTATCAGCAATTGCAACAGTATTGGGGCAATGTGCCAGGTATTTTAGTGTCGGCAGCTCCAGAACCTGATTTAGCCCAGAGAGCTAAAGCGGCTGGTTTACTGTTTTTAGCTAAGCCAATTAAACCTGCGGCACTTCGGGCAGGTATTAACCATTTAAAAAATCAGCGTTCGTAA
- a CDS encoding DUF4212 domain-containing protein has protein sequence MAFQSNELAKAYWRENISLMLKLLAVWFAVSFAAGILFVDQLNMVQFFGFKLGFWFAQQGSIYTFVLLIFVYVIKMNALDRKYDVHED, from the coding sequence ATGGCATTTCAAAGCAATGAATTAGCCAAAGCGTATTGGCGGGAGAACATCTCGCTGATGCTCAAACTGCTGGCGGTCTGGTTTGCAGTATCTTTCGCAGCCGGAATTTTATTTGTAGACCAACTGAATATGGTGCAGTTTTTTGGCTTTAAGCTCGGATTCTGGTTCGCGCAACAAGGCTCTATCTACACCTTCGTTCTGCTGATCTTTGTTTACGTCATCAAGATGAATGCACTTGATCGTAAATACGACGTCCACGAAGATTAA
- a CDS encoding sodium:solute symporter family protein, with product MDLQTLTYIVVGATFALYIGIAIWARAGSTQEFYVAGGGVSPLANGMATAADWMSAASFISMAGLISFMGYDGSVYLMGWTGGYVLLALCLAPYLRKFGKFTVPDFIGDRYYSQTARTVAVVCAILISFTYVAGQMRGVGVVFSRFLEVDITTGVIIGMAVVFFYAVLGGMKGITYTQVAQYCVLIFAYMVPAIFISIMITGHVLPQTGLGATLLDGSGLHLLERLDGLSAELGFAAYTEGTKSTADIFAITAALMVGTAGLPHVIVRFFTVPRVKDARISAGWALVFIMILYTTAPAIGAFARYNMIDTINGPDAQGTLVTEAPTWIKNWEKTGLIKHEDKNGDGRMFYSGDERNEMTIDRDIMVLANPEIAQLPDWVIALVAAGGIAAALSTAAGLLLVISTSISHDLLKRNLMPRITDKQELLAARLAAAVAIIVAGYLGINPPGFVAEVVAFAFGLAAASFFPAIILGIFYKKMNKEGAIAGMLAGVIFTVGYILYFKGIFITPFAENKPQNWLFGISPEGIGTVGMVVNFVVAYAVSKFTKEVPQDVQDIVEQIRYPKGAGEAQVH from the coding sequence ATGGACTTACAGACGTTAACTTATATCGTAGTCGGTGCAACCTTTGCGTTGTATATCGGCATTGCTATTTGGGCCCGGGCGGGTTCAACGCAAGAGTTCTATGTGGCAGGTGGCGGTGTATCGCCTTTAGCCAATGGTATGGCAACTGCCGCTGACTGGATGTCAGCCGCGTCATTTATCTCAATGGCCGGCTTAATTTCTTTTATGGGGTATGACGGTTCTGTCTACCTGATGGGTTGGACTGGTGGTTATGTGCTGCTGGCCTTATGTTTGGCTCCCTACCTGCGTAAGTTTGGTAAATTTACTGTGCCTGACTTTATCGGTGACCGTTATTACTCTCAAACAGCACGCACAGTGGCCGTTGTTTGCGCCATTTTGATTTCCTTCACTTATGTGGCAGGTCAGATGCGTGGTGTAGGTGTGGTGTTCTCCCGTTTCCTTGAAGTAGATATCACCACAGGTGTAATCATTGGTATGGCTGTGGTATTTTTCTATGCAGTACTAGGCGGTATGAAAGGTATTACCTACACCCAAGTTGCTCAGTATTGTGTGCTGATTTTCGCCTACATGGTGCCAGCAATCTTCATCTCTATCATGATCACAGGCCACGTGTTACCACAGACTGGCCTCGGTGCCACCTTACTGGATGGTTCAGGACTGCACCTGCTGGAGCGCTTGGACGGACTGTCAGCTGAGTTAGGTTTTGCCGCTTATACCGAAGGAACTAAATCCACAGCTGACATCTTTGCTATTACTGCAGCCTTAATGGTAGGTACTGCAGGTTTACCTCACGTTATTGTACGTTTCTTCACAGTACCACGGGTAAAAGATGCTCGAATCTCTGCAGGATGGGCCTTAGTATTTATCATGATTCTGTACACAACAGCTCCTGCTATCGGTGCTTTTGCCCGTTACAACATGATTGATACCATCAACGGTCCTGACGCTCAGGGAACATTAGTAACTGAAGCTCCAACCTGGATCAAAAACTGGGAAAAAACGGGTCTGATTAAACACGAAGATAAGAATGGCGATGGTCGTATGTTCTACTCAGGTGATGAGCGCAACGAAATGACGATTGACCGTGACATCATGGTGTTGGCAAACCCGGAAATAGCTCAGTTACCGGATTGGGTTATTGCATTGGTAGCCGCTGGTGGTATTGCCGCAGCGTTGTCCACAGCAGCCGGCTTGTTACTGGTGATCTCAACATCTATTTCGCACGATTTACTCAAACGAAATCTGATGCCCAGAATTACCGATAAACAGGAATTACTGGCTGCCCGATTAGCCGCAGCTGTAGCCATCATTGTAGCTGGTTACTTAGGCATTAACCCACCAGGCTTTGTGGCGGAGGTGGTGGCATTTGCCTTCGGCTTAGCCGCGGCGAGTTTCTTCCCGGCCATTATTCTTGGTATTTTCTACAAGAAAATGAACAAGGAAGGTGCTATCGCCGGTATGCTGGCAGGTGTGATATTCACTGTGGGTTATATCCTGTACTTCAAAGGTATTTTTATCACCCCCTTTGCTGAAAACAAACCTCAAAACTGGTTGTTTGGTATCTCCCCTGAGGGTATAGGTACCGTAGGTATGGTCGTAAACTTTGTAGTTGCCTATGCGGTAAGCAAATTTACCAAAGAAGTACCACAAGATGTCCAGGACATCGTAGAACAAATCCGCTATCCAAAAGGTGCAGGTGAAGCTCAGGTTCACTAA